The Arachis hypogaea cultivar Tifrunner chromosome 14, arahy.Tifrunner.gnm2.J5K5, whole genome shotgun sequence DNA window AACATGGTTGGTTATGTGCTTTTTAGTTGGTACATTTTAGCAGAAGCATAGAAATGTAGTGTGGTCCTAAATCCTTTGTCCAATGTGTGTGTGTAGTCACTAATATTATGCAATTCATAGAAAGTTGCTCACTCTTGATTGTGGAATTGGACCATTAATTAACATTCTCATAATATTCAATTAAAccatccaaatctttttcaagtaCTTTGGGTATCAGTTTTTTTGCCGCAAAGTTAAGGTCTATTATTGCTCCCACTTTTGCAGATAAAAGCCACCACATGTTATTGCTGCATCATCAACACTCTCATTAAActacttaattataaaaattagtgaattaattTGAATGAGCACAAAAGATAATTTGCTTTCTCCTATTCAACAACATCATAAAGTCTTGGGGTAAGAACACATGGCACAAGTTTAATTTGGTTGATAAATATTaagtgattaatattttttaattatacttattttatatttaaaataaaaacagttagtcacttgtttatttttttttttattaaaaacgtttgttcttatattttttatttttctttaaaatttcatattttatcaATATTATAAATCTTACATCTCttgtaaataaaatttttaaaaaaattataaataaatatattttctactttttaaattaacttttaaaattaaattagccTCACCCAATTTTACACATCAATCACAATTGTTTTGTTCCTGTTACGGATCTGGCTCACGACTTTCACACCCAGAACAGTCTCCAAATCTGGTTATCCGAATCCGAACCGCTTCACCCTTCTAGAAGGTCCAGAATCGGCTCACTAGAGCTTCTAAtcaataatcaaaattaaataccTCTCTTACCttaaccaaataagataagataagataattactaTCACCTATATAAAGGGGAGCTCCAAACCCCTCAGAACGTGTGTGGTTCAAGTATTACTTTGTTACAAAGATTCCATTCCCATGGAAATTAAAGATACCAACGGGAAGGTGGGAATTGAAATGATAGTATTCTAATTCCCTGGAATCAAACTTGCTTAGAAATAGCTTTtcaaactttgaaccaaacatggaaataTAATATTCCTATCTTAAAATTCCtaggaattatttataatttctcCAACCACACATACCCTCAGATATTTCATTCACTCTACACATCTTATACCTCTAAAATCTATTTTGATTTGAGCGTTGGAATATTTTTGTAGATAACACTCCACATTACTCCAGTCAAATAATTTAATATCTGTTTCGATCCGCAAATtttcgatccatctctcaacacGTATCGGAGGTATCAGTACAGTTCCTAACTATAGGATGAAACATTACGATGAGTGTCATCTATATTCCACATACAATCTAGCTAGGAACTTTATATAGTATTGGAATAAGAGATAAAGTTGAGATTTTATTGGAATACTATCTATATACTATGAATATCAGAGAAAGAATAATTAGAGATTACGTTACATCCTCCAATATTTTATGTTGGTGGTAATAAAGTAGGACAACTAATGGTTCTGATCTTCAATATTATTTTAGTACACCAGAAATTAGCAGCAATATTATAATATACTCAAGGGCAATAATTTAAAGCACATCAATCATCAAGGTAAATCTTTATAAACATTCACACCTTTTCTTCATATATACGCTCTTTATTAATTACTTATTTGTTTATAGATTccaagaaaattaaaacaaaaattaaccaTTGTCTTAGGTAATACAACAGTTTGAAAAATTCTTTGCAGAATAATGATCCTATAAATAAGACACTAGCTTCTGAAACCGTGAAATTATATATTCAATAATTCACAAAACCCCTTGTAAGTCTAATGATTATTATGCAATGTGCATGTTAGCCGCTAAGTTTGAAAAGTGtgtaaagtaaattaattaaaatatcctTCCATAAATTTCCTTATCCTTCTTACTCaaattatttacctcttttctttttgaattttataattaggtatattgtttaattttagaaaattattaattactttttatctattatatcttttattgttaaatagaaaaaaaattgtaaaatggagaattaataaaagaaaaataatattaaaaatacttttctatttttttaattacttataCTTTTAGTAAAATTTCATAATTATCTTAATAACTATATACAAcaactaattgaaaaaaaaatagttaataacttgaaaaagaaagagtATATAATATGAACTTGCATTAATGATCTGATCCGAAGATATTTTATATGGGTAatgttaggtagacaaaaaaaaaaaacaaccagaacttatcttatttaacattaattaattaacgcaacaattaatgaatgttaaataagacaagttatagctgttttttgttgattttctttggttaccaaacatttccgatTTTATATATATGAACTTTAATTTACAGTCTACacctttaattattaattaatttaaatccaTATGTAGGCTCCCTATACACTGTACtactaattatattatttaaaggTACAAAGTTGCAATAATATATTTGGGACAGCTTAATGTCCGGAAACTGCATAACATACATTAATAGCTGTGTCACGCTCTGCTGAAGAACCTTAGTTAAGAATGCATTTTCTCTATCTTAAGATATATTTCCTCCAAAGTCCAAACAACATTTAATTGCGCATGTAACGATATAAATTTGGGGAATAATGTTGCCATAATAAATTGGCTTGTTAGCAATTGCATTAACCTAATCAAGTGGTGACCTAATAAAGTTTTCTAGCTAGGTTTTGCACTAAGCAAAATGTGTAAGGTAGATGAACGAATAATGAACTTATTATACTATACCATTAATTATGTCCATGCAATATAGATGGAATAGTCCTCTTCATAAATGCTACTATAATGAAAATTTAGTATCGACACTATTAGCatataataattgtcaaattaaaGGTAAGATGGGGTGCAATTTCCCAAGATAGAATTAGGTTAAATCAGCTATAAAGAGAAATATACAGTCATGTTTAATTTTGCAAATAATTGATGAATTATTGGATACTATTAGGTTTAGTTTCTATTTTGTTTtaggttatttttttatttttagaatttattaaagatcaaattctaaattttttagacatagaattctaatattatatctattatatgtAATACAAAAAGAGGTATCTACGcctttattaatcatattttatttttctcttcaattAATTTGGGACTCTACACCATAATTCAAAATCATTCGTTCAAATCCttgtttttttcttatattttttgtcGGAATTGTTTGGTAACcaaaaaatattatccaaaaacagctataacttttcttatttaatattcattaattgtcgcgataagtaataaatattaaatgaaGCAagttccgatttttttttttctctctctagcATTacccattttttattttatttttctgtatatCATGtagtatataattaattaacaaggaaagatataaaaattaatctataAGTAAAATATCTTATGCTAATAAAGGGGATTACTATCGTATATGAATAAGCTAAGCCACCTCCGAATATTGTGAAAGTTTTAATTGTTCTAAATTCCTCATGATTCTGTGTCTAGTAATTTATGGCTAATGGTGGTTCCAAAAAATCATGATGAAGTACAATAATAATCATACACTGCATGAAGGTCATGTGGATTGTTCTATGAGAGAAACTAAGTCTTCAACATCaagtattatataatatatagtaaTGTATAGTCTATCATAGTGACCGCGATGATGAAAATATATATAGGTTCTGAATATAACATATACACAATTAAATATAGATTAATTCAACCACATCAACCAAATATATGTAaacattatataataattaataacggtTAAATTAAAGATAATGCTAATATTGCACCAATATGGAATTAAGCATCaatgttatattatatatttaatcatTGCTTGACGTTACATACCTAAAGGAATTGATGGTGATCTATGGTTAAAGGTGGAAATGGAAAAGGGGATACACAATCACATGTAAAAAGTGAAGCATCACGAGGTTCCTTACTTATTATTGGACATAGGCTAATTAGAATTGCAAGCAAGCCATCTGCATCTTACTTCTCTCAAACTCTAATGAGTCCAATTAAGAAGCTTCATTCGGACcccattaattaataattatatatattggcATATCATATGATTATCTACCAATAATATCTATCTTCATGACATTTACCTAATTTGATGACTAACATATATATAATGTTAGGTAATTAATATGTGgtacttaatttatttaaatgACTTAGAATAATTTCAGCTAGCTATATGTTTGGTTTCCAACTTtagtaatctttaatttttataataaattaagcATTTAACTTAATAAGTTTATAAAAAGATGTATATAGTtgttacataataaattaaagagtaaagtatcgtttttgtccccaacgtttggggtaaatcctatttgtgtccttaACGTTTGAATCGTTCTATTTGTATTCCTaatgtttgtaaaagtgattcaatgttatcctgccgtcaattacacatcataaacgctttagtttgagttttaaaaatcctTTCTTGAAGTTAAAATACAAATGTTTGAGATAGAATCGATAAtgtactccgaaaaatagctcatcaaatattGAAACTAATTTctacaatatttacataattcacttttctagggacataattgaatctaaacacaaatagtgggtataatattaaaattgaacacattcaagtgagacctaattgagaataaaTACATCTAagtaagaataattaaaaaacataatatgatttgttagtataattgatagtaggataacattgaatcacttttataaacattaataatacaaatatgacgatttaaacgttagggagaCAAATAGAATTTATCACAAATAttggggataaaaacgatactttactaaaaaaatgtatatatatagttgttacataataaattaaattgagagatTATTATTGTCCACTTTACTCAATATATATAGGTAGCTAGAGGGGGAGGTGAAAAATATAGGGGAATCTCAAAGAATGAAAGAGATTGATGTTATGATAAAAGGAAGCTCAAAAGTGAGCAAAACTAGAATATTGTTCACATTCTAAGGAATAATGCAGAAAAGGGTCCCAAAATTGTGTGAGCATTAAACTAGGGACAAAGCATGTTAGAGAGGCAAATTGCACTTTTTGATTCCATCTTATCCTTTAGACCTTTATCATATATATGTCACATGAGAAGACAGCCTTTCAAATCTTACATGTGTTAGTAGGTactagtttaattattattacaatATCCTCCAACAActtaaacaataaaatcaacacTAACTTGCTTCTTTCCTTCTCTCGTTTTAATTTGAATTGCAAGTCATAACACATAATAATTGAATCGCATAAAATACTTTAGTTTCATATCTTATACGTGGAAGATTATGGACCTGGCTAATTAAGTAGTGATGATGATCACTTGCAAACGCAAACCTTCTCAATATTCTGACAAATTCTCTATCATATACATGGAAAAAGGAAATCGAGAATGAAGTTGACATCAATAATAGATGTCACGTGCTTACTTAGCATGTTCATTGTCACGAACATTCAAagcaatatattttaaaaaatcctgtacaattttatgataatttgttaactaataaaaagtcaaatataaattaaatcataGTATTCAATAGACATACAGATCAGATCACCAAGGATCAAACCCGAAAGCTCATTACAGTTTCATGTGAAGATTCATTAGAATTTAAATACTCATCGGTCCAAAATAATAAGATACCCCCGCGTGTTAATAATTTAGTAGGGACTTATATATAGTCTTTATGTAAAGTTGTTCTTTGATTAtttaacatatttgattaaattattatttaatgattctgaactaataatattatatgaaaataattttacatgaatttttatctaataatttacTAAAATTTGGTGGATTCAATTCAAATGTAAATagatctaatttaattttatagaaTAATTAAAGAATGACAAACACTTATCCATTAAAAAAATGACAACTGACAAGTACTTATAAAGGTTACCATAATTATGTTGTTTAAGTGTCAtgggatttttaataaataccaCTCCTCAAGTCCTCATATTCATCAATCATCATTTGATATATTTTCATGTGacctaattaatatttatttctaaattcAAATACATATTAGATTTTTCGTTGAGCTGCCGTGGAGAGTTATATTATTGGCCATCGAAAATTTACGAAAAAATATCACATCTAACTCAATTCAAATCCTTTAATAAGACATTAAatttaggtgaaaactcaggtgcagtcgactttacgtCAAGTTAATAGTTGAAAgcggttagatgatttgactaatttgactaaattttcatctaacggctcttaaCCATCAACTTCATGTAAAGTTGACTGCACATGAATTTTCACCTTAAATTTATGAATCTTTCATTTCTTTTTAATGTGAGACCATCTTTGGCAATTGTTATTCAATGGatttttttaccctttttttccttggttaataaaataattaaatttcttgCAAGCTCAGGATTCATCTAATTCCAAAAAGATTGATATGTATAATATAGTTTGATAAGAGGAGGAGGCACCATGCGAGTTGTTAGGCAAATAACTCGGGGCGCGAGAATCCACTATCTCCTACAACAATATGATGGCCACTGCTGGTAACTGGTAACATACATGTCAATCTCGTAATCATATCATATATTGCATGATGAAAAAAAATTTACCAAGTGTATAGGTCGAGATATGAATAGGAATAATGCAACTTTCTTTGATACGTTAGAATCATTGCTCAAAACATGTTAGTACAACAGTGAACCAGTTCCAATAATGTGACATCTTATTTGCCACATGTTCCGTCCAACGTATGAATAATAATGATGAGTCTCACCAAACTATTTTCGTAAATTGAGGGCAAACTACTCCATTTGGTTCAGGCAATTTTGCctccttctatcttctttttaaaaggTTCTTCATTTGCTGAGGGGGGGAAATCGTAAAATTCACCTACAATTATGTGTCATGCTAAAATTCATTCAACATCTATGTATGTGTACACATCAATCCTAATTTGAATGAAAAGTAAATTTGTTGTGAATGTGATATGAATATTAAATCAATCCTCTAGTCCTCTAGATATGTATAAATGgtatcatttctttctttttttttttttttgtctttttttccaAGACAAAATGGCTTCTTTTCATATACAATTTAGACCAAATGCTAATacgttatggaaaaaaaaaaataaaaagtataatacTCTTTTGTATAATACAGTAgaaattcttatttaattttttttatcatcacaatattatattataaaaaatttggtcaattagaataattaattGTCTTTATAAATCTAAATGATCTATCTAAACAGAGAAAGTATATGGTCAAAATTAAACCTATCCATATAGTAAATAGCAGAACACTCTTGACTTAATAAAGAATATTTGAATAACCGTCTAAATTCATCCATGAAATCCTTCACTCATTTGTATTTCACTTTTTCCTACCAAAGATACATTCAAAAATTCCATACCACCAATCTAATATATTTTGGTTTTTGTGAAAATCtaagaaagttttttttttttttttttttttttttggacgtggCACTTAACAAAGGCTTAAGACTGCATTTATTTACAGACACTAAAACAGAACACTAAAATATTgtgtttaaaaatattaaattagtgtattttgtgtcttttacgacaaaaaagacaaaatattaacaaaaagtataacttattttttattatttttattaattttttataattatattttttcaatttttttaaataaaaaaataagaataaattatattttcataatttgttttattttatcatcaaataaaatataagaatactaaattttgtgtttttgttctttttttttttggggttggTAATCGGGGCCGAagcccaaaaaaaaagaaaaaactatccACAAGGTACTATATGCGTCTTTGTTCTTTATACTAAACTTTGGACTCACACTGCGCTGACCAAAAATTCATTTGGCCCAATTCTATGTGGACCGGAAATGAGGCCCAAAATGATATCATCAATTCAATATAGCATCATACAGACACAGGAGACacggccaaaaaaaaaaaaacataggagAAActttatgacaaaaaaaaaaagaaagaaaggagaaacTCTGATTACTAATTAGCATGTTAATATTCATAAAACAAAAAGGAATCACAAGATGAAGGTCCGCAACTAATAATAGCAAGTACAAAACATTTAAATGGTTTAAGATACCAACTAGTCCCTAACATATAAAACTTTAGTCCATACATATCATAATTAAAGTTTATGATATAGTAATAATATTGTTATTTTGGTATTATAAGTGATATCACTTTCCTTGTTGAGAGGTAGAAATAGTAGCAACAACGTTGTGGTAATAGTTCCAGGAAGGGCTTGTTTTAGTGATAGGTTGTTGACCAAATGGGTGTTCTTCAACATACTTGTTCATACTTTCAGCATTCGCCAATCCATCCAGATATTTTCGCACATCACCTTTATCACCTAAAACATTAATTGCACACACAAgctttaaaaaacataaaatgaaaaagtaaaaaattatcaTCTCCATTTAATTAACCATTATAATTatcctaataaatataaatagggtaaagtatactttttgtccctgaagtttgacaaaagttttaaaaatacccctaagttttattttgtttcaattttgttccaaaagttttcgatttgcatcaaatatatccctgacagctaatttttcaaaaaatttaaggttaattcaacaacaatatcataagaacaaccctcaacataagcaaatcaagcataattttcatgtattattgttagattagccttaaattttttgaaaatttagccgtttagggtatatttgatgcaaatcgaaaacttttggaacaaaattgaaacaaaataaaacttaggggtatttttgaaatttttgccaaacttcagggacaaaaaatatactttaccctaattaAATATCggaaatatttggtaaccaaagaaaatcagtcaaaaacagccataacttaccttatttaacatttattaatttttgcaCCATACCTAGTGAATTGTCACTCCGATTCTGAAAGCTGAATGTATGCGGAAAGACCGAGTTCTGTGGCTGAAATAATGTCACAAACATATTCATAACCGAGTTAGAAAATGAAATTCTATTTGTAacatagaaagaaagaaaggagttaTTAAATTACAGCATTAAGTAATGCTTTGTATGGAGAATCATCCAACAACAATGTATTTGATTCATTATAATATCCTTTCTCCCATGGAAGACTTGGATCATGCTTCTCCCAAATTTTCCTCAGGTCCTTAAAAACCACTGGCTTGTGCTTGTTTTCAAGTGTCTTGAAAGTTGTTTTAGTACAATGAGAAGCATCCTGCCCAAGTTTATATTTTGTAGAATGAGATGAAAATAAACCATTAATACTTGAGGTGATTTCttcaagttttaaaattaatatacaatCCCCAATTATGTAACCAATGGCATGTAtcataaaataatatttgaacaAGTGCAATAGTAGTAATGTATATCACAAGAATATATAAGgcataaaatacaataaaaatccaTAATAATGATTATGTTAATGAATAATCCTTAAAATTGACACAAGTAGCAAAAtgcaagttttaatttaaaatttaattttggctTAAGCTTTTGATAATCAACACACTTATAATGCTTCTTTTAGAGTTAACCTATTGTTGATATTGTAtaacaaataacaataaaaaaaatgatgaaattgACCATTACTCTAGTTCTAGTAGGCTCTACTTGTTAGGAATACACTATATATTGAGATATTGAGAatgaagaacaaaagaaaattaacagaGCATGATCATAATAATGCTTACCCAACAAAAGAGCAACTTGTGTTTCATACTTCCCATCACGTAATCGATGACCATATCTGTATTTTCCCTACAAAAGTCGTAATAGCCACATAAGTTAACATTACATTACTTAACAAGTTcgttacaaattaaaaaattccaagagAAGAACAAAATACTAAATATAGAAAAAACACACCTGAGAAGCAGCgaataataaatgaaaattgaatgttactaataataataataaattaaaaaataaacatatggGTAACGACGGATACTTAGTTCTTGAAGACCAGACAGCCACTTCAAATTTATCGAAGCAAAAGTTCAGAAACTCCAAATAAAAGGGCCTCTTGAATACTGAAAATGAAATTTAATTATTAGAAAGTAAGGAATAGATATCGTAATTAACATTATTAACTACTACCAAGATTATTAAGCTTTCCCATTTAGTAAAAACTAAAATGTGTGTAAACAATTATACATGATTTATTAAAAATACacgtagaataataataataa harbors:
- the LOC112743370 gene encoding uncharacterized FCP1 homology domain-containing protein C1271.03c-like, which produces MESDENQSNKVVSKISMKGVENNTYVIRCLKKKLLVLDINGLLADIVSPPPEGFKPDTIIARRAIFKRPFYLEFLNFCFDKFEVAVWSSRTKENTDMVIDYVMGSMKHKLLFCWDASHCTKTTFKTLENKHKPVVFKDLRKIWEKHDPSLPWEKGYYNESNTLLLDDSPYKALLNAPQNSVFPHTFSFQNRSDNSLGDKGDVRKYLDGLANAESMNKYVEEHPFGQQPITKTSPSWNYYHNVVATISTSQQGK